The following coding sequences lie in one Rutidosis leptorrhynchoides isolate AG116_Rl617_1_P2 chromosome 4, CSIRO_AGI_Rlap_v1, whole genome shotgun sequence genomic window:
- the LOC139844638 gene encoding uncharacterized protein, with amino-acid sequence MNSISRSFTSIFARPNVGLNYRSSDLHQWRGIRVKILNNNLERGLTYMQRIMQSSGIERMIKNEQLYHIKNSEKRVLARKNLQRRLKSQDLARKLKSILVKKVRGY; translated from the exons ATGAACTCCATTTCCAGAAGCTTCACGTCAATCTTTGCACGCCCAAACGTCGGATTAAATTACCGGAGCTCAGATTTGCACCAGTGGCGTGGTATACGCGTGAAAATATTGAACAACAATTTAGAAAGAGGACTAACCTATATGCAACGGATTATGCAATCTAGTGGTATTGAACGTATGATTAAGAACGAACAGCTGTATCACATCAAAAATTCAGAGAAACGAGTTCTTGCTCGTAAGAATCTACAGCGAAGGCTTAAATCACAAGACCTAGCTCGTAAGCTCAAATCGATTCTCGTTAAAAAAGTCAG GGGTTATTGA
- the LOC139844640 gene encoding probable F-box protein At4g22165: MDWSEAFPELLDVVAQKYMVYYEDYLDFSGVCKFWHSIAAQAVTKVSYSNGLPSRLPSLFITDEKEDVEFRRLFFLSNRSTRKIRLPEVCGKNKSCISSSGWLLTVEDYIVEESDDTFDYTAAKLINPISRETIDLPKIDTCPGFVEHTDPDSEIRKVLFSIESPVVVVSWGRSMLGYCCIGDRNWTAIETDSGGMIFDITCYDGRVYYLDNYFRIRSCDVYGEDPVIVDVSQLPRCFYNIDLEVAYIIGLDDVDDGKKKLLVVIRELLDELMEVKVDGFEVRRYPLWRNIFETKSFHVFEYDLENGKWSKVNGLGKKTLFVGFGSSFWIEDTSGMIKSNCIYYTDHSPLHCQMLYRGYKRCKTEACRDMGIYHMCDRTIEPLLIEEKSCSNFTPPMWLQSM; encoded by the coding sequence ATGGACTGGTCGGAGGCGTTTCCTGAATTACTTGATGTAGTTGCTCAGAAATATATGGTTTATTACGAAGATTATCTCGATTTTTCGGGCGTGTGCAAGTTTTGGCATTCGATTGCGGCGCAAGCTGTAACCAAAGTCTCATACTCCAATGGACTTCCTTCACGATTGCCATCCCTTTTTATTACTGATGAAAAAGAAGACGTCGAATTTCGTCGACTGTTTTTCCTTTCAAACAGGAGCACCCGTAAGATACGACTTCCAGAAGTATGTGGTAAAAATAAATCATGTATCTCTTCATCTGGGTGGCTATTAACAGTTGAAGACTATATTGTTGAAGAGTCAGACGATACTTTTGACTATACAGCTGCAAAACTTATCAATCCGATATCACGCGAAACTATCGATTTACCAAAGATCGACACCTGTCCAGGCTTCGTAGAACATACAGATCCGGATTCTGAAATCCGTAAGGTACTCTTCTCCATTGAATCACCCGTGGTGGTGGTGTCATGGGGACGAAGTATGTTAGGTTATTGTTGTATTGGAGATCGCAATTGGACAGCTATTGAAACCGATTCGGGTGGGATGATATTCGATATAACTTGTTATGACGGGCGAGTTTATTATCTTGATAATTACTTTCGTATAAGATCGTGTGATGTTTATGGAGAAGACCCGGTCATTGTTGATGTTTCACAACTACCTAGATGTTTCTATAACATTGATCTTGAAGTAGCTTATATTATAGGATTGGATGATGTGGATGACGGAAAGAAAAAGTTGTTGGTTGTTATAAGAGAACTATTAGACGAACTAATGGAAGTTAAGGTAGATGGTTTTGAGGTACGGCGGTACCCATTATGGCGGAACATTTTCGAGACAAAGAGTTTTCATGTTTTTGAGTATGATTTAGAAAATGGAAAATGGTCGAAAGTGAATGGTCTTGGTAAAAAAACTTTGTTTGTGGGATTTGGTTCATCGTTTTGGATAGAGGATACTTCGGGAATGATCAAGAGTAATTGCATATACTATACTGATCATAGTCCGTTACACTGTCAGATGCTATACCGTGGATATAAGAGGTGCAAAACTGAAGCGTGCAGAGATATGGGGATTTATCATATGTGTGACAGAACCATCGAGCCTCTTTTAATCGAAGAAAAATCGTGTAGCAATTTTACCCCACCAATGTGGCTTCAATCAATGTAG
- the LOC139844639 gene encoding coilin-like, with product MKKQSIRIRVVFGDRSVLSQAQRANGMDHSWLLIEPNKHLKISDVSTHLLRLFNLSSSCPNGILLFMEGFFLPPSESTQLLKDKDIICVKRKELALTEAADELELNRAQPVYNGTLLLANEEFDKETGEYESESEDEKLDEEPSPKEEVSKKRKGSTKLRSPKKKKKRSMVMDGVEDKFATEDENVINDECLPTKIISRKGKSKKEKKSGEGETIVSKIKSPSKEKRKKKHRSGVVSAAEDKVVTDEIGNANNADGVKQESTAPDGAKKVSRSARRKKAKRKWRRELAKMSQNPGTQLEQEIPEVLNKEANGHPDGPIKQDQLPAKPVIKNVIEQEERNGNGNGNGNGNGNAETKLVPCVVNPGHIRFEPLDEDEDAKRNEVPNVAFQWNGITSKKKGQKWGIEKFSTFQRNDFQKADDEPSTMSTEDAQPPSIDLNKFDQLPLCSSPKEGDVIAYRLIELSSSWTPELSSFRVGKVSHCDNNSIVLVPVPDYPIVIDKMDEDGPDNSLYKEDGSLEINLEGLLDVRSIKKSNSHATKAVSNVVVQAPNGEIKDDASKQLFSSNDPNLSKTPVVTNKHGNAWEELSEALREKKLELMEINEEMKKDSGRNKWSYRALRGSALGPTMAMLRSTNNI from the exons ATGAAGAAACAATCAATAAGAATTCGAGTTGTATTCGGCGATCGTTCGGTTCTCAGCCAAGCACAACGAGCCAACGGCATGGACCATAGCTGGCTTCTAATCGAACCTAACAAACATCTCAAAATATCTGACGTCAGCACTCATCTTCTCCGCTTATTCAACCTCAGCAGCTCGTGCCCTAATGGCATCCTTCTCTTT ATGGAAGGTTTTTTCTTACCGCCATCTGAGTCGACTCAACTTTTGAAGGACAAGGATATTATCTG TGTGAAAAGAAAAGAGTTGGCTTTGACTGAAGCAGCCGATGAGCTAGAATTAAACAGGGCTCAGCCTGTATATAATGGCACACTACTTTTGGCTAATGAAGAGTTTGATAAGGAAACTGGAGAATATGAAAGTGAATCCGAGGATGAAAAGTTGGACGAAGAACCTTCACCTAAAGAAGAAGTTTCTAAGAAAAGAAAAGGCTCTACAAAACTTCGGAGCCCAAA aaagaagaagaaaagatcAATGGTGATGGATGGTGTTGAAGATAAATTTGCAACCGAGGATGAGAACGTTATTAATGATGAATGTTTACCCACAAAAATCATTAGCAGGAAAGGTAAATCAAAGAAGGAAAAGAAGAGTGGTGAAGGTGAAACAATCGTCAGTAAGATTAAATCTCCTTCTAAGGAGAAAAG GAAAAAGAAGCATCGGTCGGGGGTGGTGAGTGCTGCTGAAGACAAAGTTGTGACGGATGAAATTGGCAACGCTAATAACGCTGATGGAGTCAAACAAGAGTCAACTGCACCCGATGGAGCTAAAAAG GTCTCTAGAAGTGCTAGAAGGAAAAAGGCTAAGAGAAAGTGGAGGCGGGAACTTGCTAAAATGTCTCAGAAC CCCGGTACACAACTGGAGCAAGAAATACCCGAAGTCCTAAACAAAGAGGCTAATGGCCATCCAGATGGACCC ATAAAGCAAGACCAGTTGCCTGCAAAACCTGTAATTAAGAATGTGATAGAACaagaagaaagaaatggtaatggtaatggtaatggtaatggtaatggtaatgcagAGACCAAGCTTGTTCCTTGTGTAGTCAACCCAGGACATATTCGGTTTGAACCTCTTGATGAAG ATGAAGATGCCAAGCGTAATGAAGTACCAAAT GTAGCTTTTCAGTGGAACGGAATTACCAGCAAGAAGAAGGGTCAAAAGTGGGGTATAGAAAAGTTCTCAACTTTTCAAAGGAATGACTTTCAAAAAGCAGACGATGAACCTTCTACAATGTCGACTGAAGATGCACAACCACCTTCGATTGATCTCAATAAGTTTGATCAGCTACCTTTGTGCAGCTCACCTAAG GAAGGTGATGTCATTGCATACCGTCTTATCGAGTTATCTTCTTCTTGGACTCCCGAGCTCTCTTCGTTTCGG GTTGGAAAAGTGTCACATTGTGATAACAATAGCATTGTTCTGGTGCCGGTACCGGATTATCCGATTGTAAttgataagatggatgaagatggccCAGACAACTCTCTTTATAAAGAAGATGGAAGTTTAGAG ATTAATTTAGAAGGGCTTCTTGACGTCCGTAGTATTAAGAAAAGCAACTCACATGCGACAAAAGCAGTTAGTAATGTTGTCGTTCAAGCTCCTAATGGTGAAATTAAAGATGATGCGTCGAAGCAATTGTTTAGCAGCAATGACCCAAATCTCTCTAAAACTCCAG TTGTCACGAACAAACATGGTAATGCATGGGAAGAACTGAGTGAGGCattaagggaaaagaaattagAGTTAATGGAGATAAATGAAGAGATGAAGAAAGATTCAGGGAGGAACAAATGGTCATATAGAGCTTTAAGAGGTAGTGCACTTGGTCCAACAATGGCTATGCTAAGATCTACTAATAACATATAA